One Papaver somniferum cultivar HN1 chromosome 10, ASM357369v1, whole genome shotgun sequence genomic window carries:
- the LOC113315354 gene encoding uncharacterized protein LOC113315354, with the protein MVSRCIFCRKEEETRDHIFWYCNYIEIIWSWLGGIFNFINPRSFEDVLQLANNKSPAIKELWRLAAFITMKELWFLRNECIFDKGKYDLNVTKNKILQVISDSDIRMKANMWNSQYDLQVLKKFGLKTRRVKNMKIKEVFFQLPEQGKILLCCDGASRGNPGMAGYGVVGRNCTSEFVIAISGGLGISTNYYAEVFAILIAGEWAIHNGFHDLVFRTNYKTVINAFQSQQTTLVCIYKMGKDLCRSVFLELYS; encoded by the coding sequence atggtATCAAGATGCATATTCTGTAGGAAGGAAGAGGAAACAAGAGATCATATCTTTTGGTACTGTAATTACATTGAGATCATCTGGAGTTGGCTTGGTGGAATCTTCAATTTCATAAATCCAAGatcatttgaagatgttctaCAACTTGCTAATAACAAAAGTCCTGCTATCAAAGAATTATGGAGATTGGCAGCTTTCATAACAATGAAGGAGCTCTGGTTCCTGAGAAATGAATGTATTTTTGATAAAGGAAAATATGATCTGAATGTCACTAAGAATAAGATACTGCAAGTAATATCAGACAGTGATATAAGAATGAAAGCAAATATGTGGAACAGTCAATATGATTTACAGGTGCTCAAAAAATTTGGATTGAAGACAAGGAGGGTGAAGAATATGAAAATAAAAGAAGTTTTCTTCCAACTACCTGAACAGGGGAAAATATTGCTATGCTGTGATGGAGCTTCTAGAGGAAACCCAGGTATGGCTGGTTATGGTGTAGTGGGGAGAAATTGCACAAGTGAATTTGTGATTGCAATTTCAGGTGGTCTGGGGATATCTACCAATTACTATGCAGaggtttttgcaatattaattgcAGGGGAGTGGGCAATACATAATGGGTTCCATGATCTTGTCTTCAGAACAAATTATAAAACAGTTATCAATGCATTTCAAAGTCAGCAAACTACCTTGGTTTGCATCTACAAGATGGGGAAAGATTTGTGCAGAAGTGTGTTCTTGGAGCTTTACTCATAG